The following coding sequences are from one Triticum aestivum cultivar Chinese Spring chromosome 5A, IWGSC CS RefSeq v2.1, whole genome shotgun sequence window:
- the LOC123107519 gene encoding putative cyclin-F1-1 codes for MLLQPMNDPRQADVPAVHPVSWVMGARRENPGLKCADPYEPDVDADLRAKEREPREHPDADYMSKMQQGHLSPSMRAELVLWMDAFARHLGGLPEGTLCRAVAYLDRVLSVRPVPAHDEALQLVAAAAVSLGAKHEQSSSGRRLDAQVVEAFLGTTVHVVEEMEWELFMDLGCAMDGPTAYTFIDHFTRFFQREDEFLVRSLALRLVNLTLPFFGFVGRILPSAVAASALFLAKQIVGVPLSHDLEEVTGYKAMELMECICALEKLLPRKNL; via the coding sequence ATGCTGCTCCAGCCGATGAACGACCCGCGACAAGCCGACGTCCCGGCCGTTCATCCTGTCTCTTGGGTCATGGGCGCCCGGCGAGAAAACCCGGGGCTCAAGTGCGCGGATCCCTACGAGCCCGACGTCGACGCGGACCTCCGGGCCAAGGAGAGGGAGCCCAGGGAGCACCCTGACGCCGACTACATGTCCAAGATGCAGCAGGGCCACCTGAGCCCGTCCATGCGCGCCGAGCTCGTGCTTTGGATGGACGCCTTCGCCCGCCACCTTGGCGGCCTCCCGGAGGGCACGCTCTGCCGCGCCGTCGCCTACCTCGACCGCGTCCTGTCCGTGCGCCCCGTGCCGGCCCACGACGAGGCGCTCCAActcgtggccgccgccgccgtctccctcggcGCCAAGCACGAGCAGTCCTCCAGCGGGCGGAGGCTCGACGCCCAAGTCGTCGAGGCGTTCCTGGGGACCACCGTGCACGTGGTGGAGGAGATGGAGTGGGAGCTCTTCATGGATCTCGGCTGCGCCATGGACGGCCCGACCGCGTACACCTTCATCGACCACTTCACGAGGTTCTTCCAGCGGGAGGACGAGTTCTTGGTGAGGTCACTGGCGCTTCGGCTGGTCAACCTAACGTTGCCGTTTTTCGGGTTCGTTGGACGGATCCTGCCGTCTGCCGTGGCTGCGTCGGCGCTGTTCCTCGCCAAGCAGATCGTCGGCGTGCCGTTGAGCCACGATCTGGAGGAGGTGACAGGGTACAAGGCGATGGAGTTGATGGAATGCATATGCGCCTTAGAGAAGCTGCTTCCTAGGAAAAATCTCTAA